One Anolis carolinensis isolate JA03-04 chromosome 5, rAnoCar3.1.pri, whole genome shotgun sequence DNA segment encodes these proteins:
- the aebp2 gene encoding zinc finger protein AEBP2 isoform X1 yields MAAESATPLLFPPPLPPAGAAEEDPSPPVEMEAEAAPTPLLNGEGAESMSEPSPESASQAGDGDDEEEDDEEDEVQEDDDEEDDEEAEAVSNAGSSLSSSSGCCSDDTRSFSPEGDAKAGPEGGGGLAGPLTEIQTVIEGGGSGKSDGGGPIGGESSMSSASSSSGGDEGYSTRSGGSEDGSGGAGEAGGEGGGGGGSTCSASSGGRRGSLEVSSSDGEPLSRMDSEDSISSTIMDVDSTISSGRSTPVMMNGQGVTASSAKSIAYNCCWDQCHACFNSSPDLADHIRAIHVDGQRGGVFVCLWKGCKVYNTPSTSQSWLQRHMLTHSGDKPFKCVVGGCNASFASQSGLARHVPTHFSQQNSSKVTNQPKAKEESPSKAGMNKRRKLKNKRRRSLPRPHDFFDAQTLDAIRHRAICFNLSAHIESLGKGHSVVFHSTVMAKRKEDSGKIKLLLHWTPEDILPDVWVNESERHQLKTKVVHLSKLPKDTALLLDPNIYRTMPQKRLKR; encoded by the exons ATGGCGGCCGAAAGCGCCACCCCGctgctctttcctcctcctcttcctcctgcaggCGCCGCTGAGGAGGATCCCTCGCCGCCGGTGGAAATGGAGGCCGAGGCCGCGCCAACGCCGCTGCTGAATGGCGAAGGGGCGGAGAGCATGTCGGAGCCCAGCCCGGAGAGCGCCAGCCAGGCGGGCGACGGcgacgacgaggaggaggacgacgaggaggatgAAGTGCAAGAGGACGACGAcgaggaggacgacgaggaggccgAGGCCGTGAGCAACGCCGGCTCCTCCCTGTCCTCCTCCAGCGGCTGCTGCAGCGACGACACCCGCTCTTTCAGCCCCGAAGGCGACGCCAAGGCTGGgcccgaaggaggaggaggcctggCGGGGCCTTTGACGGAAATCCAGACCGTCATCGAAGGAGGAGGAAGCGGCAAGAGCGACGGCGGAGGCCCCATTGGCGGAGAAAGCAGCATGTCCTCCGCCTCGTCCTCCTCTGGCGGCGACGAGGGCTACAGCACCCGCAGCGGAGGCAGCGAGGACGGCAGTGGAGGAGCCGGAGAAGCAGGAGGAgaaggcggcggaggaggaggcagtACGTGCAGCGCCTCGTCGGGAGGCCGCAGGGGCAGCCTGGAGGTCTCCTCCTCCGACGGGGAGCCCCTCAGCCGCATGGACTCCGAGGACAG CATAAGCAGTACCATAATGGATGTAGACAGCACAATTTCCAGTGGACGTTCAACTCCAGTTATGATGAATGGACAAGGAGTTACTGCTTCATCAGCAAAAAGTATTGCCTATAACTGCTGCTGGGACCAGTGCCATGCTTGCTTCAACTCCAGCCCAGATCTCGCAGATCATATTCGCGCCATACATGTAGATGGCCAGCGAggaggg gtATTTGTTTGCTTGTGGAAAGGTTGCAAAGTCTACAACACACCATCAACAAGTCAGAGTTGGTTACAGCGACATATGCTTACACACAGTGGTGACAAACCATTTAAG TGCGTTGTCGGAGGTTGCAATGCTAGTTTTGCATCTCAGAGTGGGCTTGCTCGACATGTGCCGACACACTTCAGCCAGCAGAATTCTTCAAAAGTTACGAATCAGCCAAAGGCAAAAGAAGAATCTCCTTCGAAAGCTGGAATGAACAAAAGAAGGAAGTTAAAGAACAAACGAAGGCGCTCTTTAC caAGGCCACATGATTTCTTTGATGCACAAACTCTGGATGCCATACGACATCGAGCCATTTGCTTTAATCTCTCTGCTCACATAGAAAGTTTAGGAAAAGGACACAGTGTTGTATTCCACAGTACT GTAAtggcaaagagaaaagaagattCTGGAAAGATAAAGCTGCTGCTTCACTGGACACCAGAGGACAT
- the aebp2 gene encoding zinc finger protein AEBP2 isoform X2, with product MAAESATPLLFPPPLPPAGAAEEDPSPPVEMEAEAAPTPLLNGEGAESMSEPSPESASQAGDGDDEEEDDEEDEVQEDDDEEDDEEAEAVSNAGSSLSSSSGCCSDDTRSFSPEGDAKAGPEGGGGLAGPLTEIQTVIEGGGSGKSDGGGPIGGESSMSSASSSSGGDEGYSTRSGGSEDGSGGAGEAGGEGGGGGGSTCSASSGGRRGSLEVSSSDGEPLSRMDSEDSISSTIMDVDSTISSGRSTPVMMNGQGVTASSAKSIAYNCCWDQCHACFNSSPDLADHIRAIHVDGQRGGVFVCLWKGCKVYNTPSTSQSWLQRHMLTHSGDKPFKCVVGGCNASFASQSGLARHVPTHFSQQNSSKVTNQPKAKEESPSKAGMNKRRKLKNKRRRSLPRPHDFFDAQTLDAIRHRAICFNLSAHIESLGKGHSVVFHSTVMAKRKEDSGKIKLLLHWTPEDITMPQKRLKR from the exons ATGGCGGCCGAAAGCGCCACCCCGctgctctttcctcctcctcttcctcctgcaggCGCCGCTGAGGAGGATCCCTCGCCGCCGGTGGAAATGGAGGCCGAGGCCGCGCCAACGCCGCTGCTGAATGGCGAAGGGGCGGAGAGCATGTCGGAGCCCAGCCCGGAGAGCGCCAGCCAGGCGGGCGACGGcgacgacgaggaggaggacgacgaggaggatgAAGTGCAAGAGGACGACGAcgaggaggacgacgaggaggccgAGGCCGTGAGCAACGCCGGCTCCTCCCTGTCCTCCTCCAGCGGCTGCTGCAGCGACGACACCCGCTCTTTCAGCCCCGAAGGCGACGCCAAGGCTGGgcccgaaggaggaggaggcctggCGGGGCCTTTGACGGAAATCCAGACCGTCATCGAAGGAGGAGGAAGCGGCAAGAGCGACGGCGGAGGCCCCATTGGCGGAGAAAGCAGCATGTCCTCCGCCTCGTCCTCCTCTGGCGGCGACGAGGGCTACAGCACCCGCAGCGGAGGCAGCGAGGACGGCAGTGGAGGAGCCGGAGAAGCAGGAGGAgaaggcggcggaggaggaggcagtACGTGCAGCGCCTCGTCGGGAGGCCGCAGGGGCAGCCTGGAGGTCTCCTCCTCCGACGGGGAGCCCCTCAGCCGCATGGACTCCGAGGACAG CATAAGCAGTACCATAATGGATGTAGACAGCACAATTTCCAGTGGACGTTCAACTCCAGTTATGATGAATGGACAAGGAGTTACTGCTTCATCAGCAAAAAGTATTGCCTATAACTGCTGCTGGGACCAGTGCCATGCTTGCTTCAACTCCAGCCCAGATCTCGCAGATCATATTCGCGCCATACATGTAGATGGCCAGCGAggaggg gtATTTGTTTGCTTGTGGAAAGGTTGCAAAGTCTACAACACACCATCAACAAGTCAGAGTTGGTTACAGCGACATATGCTTACACACAGTGGTGACAAACCATTTAAG TGCGTTGTCGGAGGTTGCAATGCTAGTTTTGCATCTCAGAGTGGGCTTGCTCGACATGTGCCGACACACTTCAGCCAGCAGAATTCTTCAAAAGTTACGAATCAGCCAAAGGCAAAAGAAGAATCTCCTTCGAAAGCTGGAATGAACAAAAGAAGGAAGTTAAAGAACAAACGAAGGCGCTCTTTAC caAGGCCACATGATTTCTTTGATGCACAAACTCTGGATGCCATACGACATCGAGCCATTTGCTTTAATCTCTCTGCTCACATAGAAAGTTTAGGAAAAGGACACAGTGTTGTATTCCACAGTACT GTAAtggcaaagagaaaagaagattCTGGAAAGATAAAGCTGCTGCTTCACTGGACACCAGAGGACAT